In the genome of Zobellia nedashkovskayae, the window GCCATGGCCTATTTACAAAATAAAATTAGGCACGGATGATGATGTTGCTATTGTTAGAGCGCTGCGAGAACATACTGATGCTGTTTTTAGAATAGATGCCAACTGTGCATGGTCTGCGAGTGAAACCATTGCAAATGCCCCATTATTAAAAGAATTAGGTGTTGAATTTCTTGAGCAACCGTTGAAAGCTAATGATTGGGAAGGCATGGAAAAAGTTATGCACCACAGTGTACTGCCTGTTATTGCAGATGAAAGCTGTATTGTAGAGAGTGATGTTCAAAAATGTGCGCTTCACTATTCTGGTATTAATATAAAATTGACTAAATGTGGTGGTATTACCCCTGCCCTACGCATGATTGCGGAGGCCAAAGAAATGGGAATGAAAGTAATGATTGGTTGTATGACAGAATCTACCGTAGGTATTTCTGCCATTGCACAATTGGTTCCACAACTGGACTATGTTGATATGGACGGCCCATTGTTGCTTAAAGGTGATATTGCCGATGGCGTAAAAATATTGCCAGACGGAAAACTGATTTTTTCAAAACTGAATGGTACAGGAGTAAGTTTAAGATAATGAACCATTATATTGATACATTCCCGGGCAGAAAGATTACGCTAAACGGAGTTCCCCATCTTTATTTTGGTGGTACTTCGTATTTAGGTCTCCAAACCGATGGAGATTTTCAGAAATTATTTATTAGTAATATTAAGAAATATGGCACCAATTACGGAGCCTCAAGAAAATCTAATATTCGTCTGTCCGTCTTTGATGAGGCTGAATCCTATTTGGCGAAAATAGTGGGTAGTGAAGCCTGTATCACTTTATCATCCGGGTACTTGGTGGGTCAGTTTTTGGCACAAGTACTCAATACCAAAGAGCATCAGTTTTTTTATGCACCGAATACGCATTCTGCGCTTTATCAATCTAAAATAAAATCGTATACCACTTTTGCATCATTGAATATTGCCGTTCGCGAGCATTTAGAATCTAGCAAATCTGCGCCTGTTGTTTTTTTAGATAGTATAGATTTCTCCGGTTGCAATTATCCCGATTTTGAAGCTTTAAAAATTCTTCCGCTAGAAGATATTATTTTGGTTGTAGATGACTCTCACGGGTTGGGTATTATTGGCGAAAATGGTGGAGGCGTTTATTCTATTTTAGCAAAATTAAAAATCAAGGAACTCATTGTCTGCGGGTCATTGGGCAAAGGTTTTGGTATTCAGGCAGGTGCTGTTTTTGGCACAAAAGAGCGTATTCACTTCCTTACTGAAACTCCTTTTTTTGGAGGTGCCAGCCCTGCAACTCCAGCGGCCATGGCAACTCTTGTTGAAGCAGATGTCATTTATGAACTCAAAAGAAAACGACTGCAACGTAATATGGATTTATTTTTTGGCAATCTTAAAAAACGAAAAGCATTTCATTTTATGAAAGGGCATCCTGCCTATACGTTTTCTGACGTGCAGTTGACGGAGTATCTTGAAGCAAACCGTATAATTGTCACCAGCTTTCCCTATCCTGATAAAAGTTCTCCGCTTATGAGTAGAATTGTATTGAGTGCAGCGCATAAAAAAAAGGATATTGAGCACGTTTTACATTGCATCAATATCCTCCCTTAGAACTTAACATCTAGAGGTTTAGTCTCTATCCCACCAAACTGGGTCACCAATTCCTTTGGTTACCGCTTCTACCTGTTCTCCGTTTCTGGTTTGTTCAGAAGTTGGGTACTGAGCTCTTCTCACCCATTGTCCATTTAGAACTTCATTATGACCTACAGGCAGTTCCAATCCTATAAAAACATTAGGGTCAAAATCATATCTTCTTAGATCCACGAACGATTCCGGGTTTAGAAAAGTGGCAATAAACTTCTCTCTCATAATCAAAGCCATCGTTAAATTATCTGCTCCTACAGCAATGGAAGCATCACTTAAGTAAGCTGCCTTGTCCGTTGACAAAACACCAAGCTTATCCATGTTTGCCCCTATTCCTTCTAAATATGCATTGTAAGCATCTGTAGAAGTACCAACAGATGCAGCATCTCCTCCATTTTGAAGAAACAATGCTTCAGCCTCCATAAACTTTAATTCAGAATAACTGCCCAAAATTATGGGAGCACTCTGGGAAGAATAAAAATTATCAGCTCCTAAATCAGTATTAGCGCTTATATTATCTTCTTCTTCGGTTTCTGCTAATTTATAACTGCCAGCACCACCATTTAGACCTCCAAGATATTCTGTGTCGTCTTCACCTATTGTGGTAATCAAAGGTAGACGTGGATCCAGGTCTATGGAAGCAAATGGAATAGATGTACCATCCATAAGACTCACTAATTGATCAGATAACAATACAGAAAAGTTACCCGTGTTATTAGGAAGTACTACTCCTGAGTTCCATGGATTGAAATTTCTTTCGTTGTACACTAATTGAAAATCATCTTCATTGCCAGAAAAACTATTGGACACACTACTCAAAACACCTTCAATAGCTAGGTTTTGGTCAACCTCAGAAAGATGCAATGCATACTTTGCTTTCAGAAAATAAGCAGCTTTGACCCACTTTGAAGTGTCACCACTATAAATCAAATCGTCTTCACCTATTGAAAACCCTGAGCTATCCGAAGCTTCTAAAAAAGTTATTGCCTCGCTCAACAAAGCATTTATCTGACCATAAACACTCTCTTGTGAGTCATACGAAGGTCTAAAATTTGCTTCACCCTCTAGGGCCGTTGAAAAAGGAACATCTCCCCATTGATCCGTAGCAAGTCCTAAATTAAATGCTTGCAAAACTTTTGCTATACCTATATAATGGCTTGCTTCATTATTCTCTGCAATAGCAACTACTTGATCTAAATCCGCCAAGGCCTGTAAATAGATATTACTCCACCCGCCAGTTATCTGCACTTCTTCTTGAGTATCTGCACCGGGCTCAAAATACGAGGCCAGTTGTTGTGAATATTGACAGATACTTAAAGCGATGCTATAATGTGCGGAAGAAGAATTATAAATTGCCGTAGGCAATAGATCAGCTTCTGTGACATTTTCAGGAAGCTCTTTATTAGGGTCGACGTTATCGCCCAAATAATCATCGCAACTCACCAAAAGGCTAGTCGCTACCGTAATTGAAAAAATATATTTAAAAACTTTCATCTTTCTAGAAATTAAGGTTTAGACCAAATATGAACGACTTTGTATTAGGTATGTTTAGACCGGTAAAACCGTAGGCATTTGTACCTGCACTAAACTGGCTACCTTCTGGATCATACCCTCTAAATGGTGTATCTAACCATAGATTGGTTCCTGTAAAACTGAAACCCATAGTCGTAAATGGGGTGTTCTTTATTAGGTTGGAAGGAAGGTCATAAGATAAAGTAACATTTCTCAATCGCCACCACGATGCATCTTGAACTAAGATT includes:
- a CDS encoding dipeptide epimerase codes for the protein MQLDLKKYVLALKHTFSISRESHDFQNTLIVSLSLDGQTGYGETTSNPYYNITVESMMAEIETIRKEIEAFHIDHPENFHAFLTSKKLSNFAICALDLAAWDLFGKLQGKPLYDIWGTGNTSYPITNYTIGIAPVEKMVEKMKEMPWPIYKIKLGTDDDVAIVRALREHTDAVFRIDANCAWSASETIANAPLLKELGVEFLEQPLKANDWEGMEKVMHHSVLPVIADESCIVESDVQKCALHYSGINIKLTKCGGITPALRMIAEAKEMGMKVMIGCMTESTVGISAIAQLVPQLDYVDMDGPLLLKGDIADGVKILPDGKLIFSKLNGTGVSLR
- a CDS encoding SusD/RagB family nutrient-binding outer membrane lipoprotein, whose amino-acid sequence is MKVFKYIFSITVATSLLVSCDDYLGDNVDPNKELPENVTEADLLPTAIYNSSSAHYSIALSICQYSQQLASYFEPGADTQEEVQITGGWSNIYLQALADLDQVVAIAENNEASHYIGIAKVLQAFNLGLATDQWGDVPFSTALEGEANFRPSYDSQESVYGQINALLSEAITFLEASDSSGFSIGEDDLIYSGDTSKWVKAAYFLKAKYALHLSEVDQNLAIEGVLSSVSNSFSGNEDDFQLVYNERNFNPWNSGVVLPNNTGNFSVLLSDQLVSLMDGTSIPFASIDLDPRLPLITTIGEDDTEYLGGLNGGAGSYKLAETEEEDNISANTDLGADNFYSSQSAPIILGSYSELKFMEAEALFLQNGGDAASVGTSTDAYNAYLEGIGANMDKLGVLSTDKAAYLSDASIAVGADNLTMALIMREKFIATFLNPESFVDLRRYDFDPNVFIGLELPVGHNEVLNGQWVRRAQYPTSEQTRNGEQVEAVTKGIGDPVWWDRD
- a CDS encoding aminotransferase class I/II-fold pyridoxal phosphate-dependent enzyme; this translates as MNHYIDTFPGRKITLNGVPHLYFGGTSYLGLQTDGDFQKLFISNIKKYGTNYGASRKSNIRLSVFDEAESYLAKIVGSEACITLSSGYLVGQFLAQVLNTKEHQFFYAPNTHSALYQSKIKSYTTFASLNIAVREHLESSKSAPVVFLDSIDFSGCNYPDFEALKILPLEDIILVVDDSHGLGIIGENGGGVYSILAKLKIKELIVCGSLGKGFGIQAGAVFGTKERIHFLTETPFFGGASPATPAAMATLVEADVIYELKRKRLQRNMDLFFGNLKKRKAFHFMKGHPAYTFSDVQLTEYLEANRIIVTSFPYPDKSSPLMSRIVLSAAHKKKDIEHVLHCINILP